The sequence TGTCCCAGCGCAGCGAAACTGTCGGTCGGGAAGGAAACCGGCTGGCCCTTTGTGTACCATTTGGCAATGCCGCGCGCCGTGACCATCATGCCGAGCGTGGCGATGAAGGGCGGAATTTTCGTGAAGGCAATCAGCAGACCGTTGATCATGCCGGCCACGATGCCGCAGGAAAGGCCGATCAGAATGGGGATGATGACGGGAAGGTCCGTCAGCTCCGGATAGACCGCGCGCGGATAGGTGCTGACCTGAGCGAAGCTCATCGCGATCATCGCCGTGGCACCCACCACCGAGCCCGACGAAAGGTCGATGCCGCCGGTGATGATGACCTGCGTGACGCCGATGGCGATGATGCCCACCACCGAAACCTGCAGGATCATGATGGACAGGCGCTGGGTGTTGAACAGGAAGCTCTGTCCCTGAAAGATCCAACCGAGTATCTCGAAGATGAGCGCGATGCCGACGAGGCCGAGCAACGCATTCAATTCGTGAGAGCGCGGCCGTTTTTGGGGCATTTCCGCGACGCTGTCGGAAACTGCTTGTGCCTGGTTTGCCATTGTCTATTCCGCCATGGGGGACCGGTTTTGCGCGAGGAGTCGGCGGCGACCCGGCGGTCGCCGCCGTCAGGAGCGCAGGATCAGTTCTTGGTTGTGAACTGATCCATGTTGTCCGGTGTGACGAGCTGGAAGGGAATATACACTTTCTGATCGAC comes from Nitratireductor kimnyeongensis and encodes:
- a CDS encoding ABC transporter permease → MPQKRPRSHELNALLGLVGIALIFEILGWIFQGQSFLFNTQRLSIMILQVSVVGIIAIGVTQVIITGGIDLSSGSVVGATAMIAMSFAQVSTYPRAVYPELTDLPVIIPILIGLSCGIVAGMINGLLIAFTKIPPFIATLGMMVTARGIAKWYTKGQPVSFPTDSFAALGQGMTPVFIFLAIVALFHVALKYTVYGKHTYAIGSNEQAARMSGINVERHLVLVYTIAGLLAGLAGMVIAARGLTAQAGMGVMYELDAIAMAVIGGVSLSGGRGSIIGTLIGAVIFGVIISGFTFLRLDAYYQEMIKGVIIVAAVVADVYRQRMRPRSR